TTGGGACTCTGGTCTGGTATGCTGGCGCAGCCGAGCTCCTGATAGGATTAGCTCTCATTGCTGGTGTCCTGACGCGGCTTGCATCCTTCTTCGGGGTAATTGAGATGATTGTGGCCTACAGCATCGGGCACGCTTTACCCGGAGGATGGAATCCTGCAGTAAACCAGGGAGCGCCTGCTCTGCTGTTCATGTTGGCGTTCCTCGTTACTTTGGCGTATGGAGCCAGAAAAGCCAGTTTCGAGCAAGCAGTCCTTGGAAAAGAACTCTTTTGAGCTTCCGCAAAGGATTTACAGAACCCAGGCTCCAGCAACCTATAAATAGTCCTGCCTCTTACTGCATCTCATGGGCTACCGTATGCTTGATGACCTGA
This is a stretch of genomic DNA from Candidatus Nanoarchaeia archaeon. It encodes these proteins:
- a CDS encoding DoxX family protein, which codes for MAYFETKYRDYLYVIFRIGIGALFFMYGVQKLFGLWGMPGGPAAFGTLVWYAGAAELLIGLALIAGVLTRLASFFGVIEMIVAYSIGHALPGGWNPAVNQGAPALLFMLAFLVTLAYGARKASFEQAVLGKELF